Genomic window (Vicinamibacteria bacterium):
ACGCCATCCACTCGGTGAACTCGTGCGGCTGGGCCTTGACCTGGATTCGGAGCGCGTCGTCCTTCTCGTCGTAGGAGTAGCTCCCCCATTGTTCGGCCTTCTTGTTGAAGATAACCGTCCAGTCGCTCTTGGTGGGGATCGTGTGAATACTGTAGGTCCCAGCCGGGAGCGCCTGACCGTTCACCTTCACGACCGTGGAGAAGGTGATGATCGTGGCCTCGTTCGCGCCCGTCCTCCACACCTTGTCGTAGGGGACGAGCTCGCCCCAGATCACCCGACCCTTCACACCGGGGCGGCTGTAATTGATCGTGACATCCGTGAGCCCCACGGTCTGCATGACCTGAGCCTTCTGGCTCGGGCGCGGCAGCTGGAGCTGGGCCGAGGAGGCATCGGGCAGCAGGGCCGCAGCCACAAGGGCTGCCATTAGCGGGAGATGTGGTGATCTCATGACTTGGAAGTCCTTTCTAAGGGAATGAACAAGAATTGGGGTCACCCGAAGCCCGATCGAGCGGGTTCGGCAGACCAGAATATAAACCACAGTGGCAGCCCCCGTCCCGATCATTGGCGCGAAATGAACCGTAACGGCATAAACCACATAATTGACAAAAAGGCCGCGGGCGACATGCCCGTGTT
Coding sequences:
- a CDS encoding DUF2911 domain-containing protein, encoding MRSPHLPLMAALVAAALLPDASSAQLQLPRPSQKAQVMQTVGLTDVTINYSRPGVKGRVIWGELVPYDKVWRTGANEATIITFSTVVKVNGQALPAGTYSIHTIPTKSDWTVIFNKKAEQWGSYSYDEKDDALRIQVKAQPHEFTEWMAFSLPNIAVDKATVALDWEKLRVPFEIQVETIDHALASARAAMASLAADDQQTAFRCASFAFDNNVAPDEARQWVDKSISIKETWLNLRLKANMMAKEGKTAEAIQFGEKAIAVGKTDAPADEIAKIEKQVAEWKKAKK